From a region of the Georgenia yuyongxinii genome:
- the thrB gene encoding homoserine kinase produces the protein MRLVRDQVRVRVPATSANLGPGFDTLGLALGVWDEISVRAVAGETTVTVTGEGAGELPDGEGHLVVRAVRAGLEHAGAPQAGLDLICHNVIPHGRGMGSSAAAVVAGLIAARGLVSEPEALDDDAVLTLATQLEGHPDNAAPALLGGATAAWVDALGPHAAAVPLHDGFAPTVLVPEHQLLTHTARAVLPREVPHSDAAFNVARTALLILALGGQTDLLMAATEDQLHQHYRADAMRETAEVVRALREAGWPAVISGAGPSVLVLDDLDAPTTAALTGHGWRVVRPGVPRSGAHLY, from the coding sequence ATGCGGCTCGTGCGCGACCAGGTCCGGGTGCGGGTGCCGGCCACCTCGGCGAACCTCGGCCCGGGCTTTGACACGCTCGGTCTCGCGCTCGGTGTGTGGGACGAGATCTCCGTGCGAGCCGTCGCCGGGGAGACGACCGTGACGGTGACCGGTGAGGGCGCCGGTGAGCTGCCCGACGGCGAGGGGCACCTGGTGGTGCGGGCCGTGCGGGCCGGGCTCGAGCACGCGGGGGCCCCGCAGGCGGGCCTGGACCTGATCTGCCACAACGTCATCCCGCACGGCCGGGGCATGGGGTCGTCGGCGGCCGCGGTGGTCGCGGGGCTCATCGCCGCCCGTGGTCTCGTCTCGGAGCCGGAGGCGCTCGACGACGACGCCGTCCTCACCCTGGCCACCCAGCTCGAGGGGCACCCCGACAACGCCGCACCCGCGCTGCTCGGTGGAGCGACCGCTGCGTGGGTGGACGCGCTCGGCCCGCACGCCGCGGCCGTCCCGCTGCACGACGGCTTCGCGCCCACCGTGCTCGTCCCGGAGCACCAGCTGCTCACCCACACCGCGCGCGCGGTGCTGCCGCGCGAGGTGCCGCACAGCGATGCGGCGTTCAACGTCGCCCGGACCGCGCTGCTCATCCTGGCTCTAGGGGGGCAGACCGACCTCCTCATGGCCGCCACGGAGGACCAGCTGCACCAGCACTACCGCGCGGACGCCATGCGGGAGACCGCCGAGGTGGTGCGGGCGCTGCGCGAGGCCGGCTGGCCGGCTGTCATCTCCGGCGCCGGTCCCAGCGTGCTCGTCCTCGATGACCTCGACGCACCGACCACCGCCGCGCTCACCGGGCACGGCTGGCGGGTGGTCCGCCCCGGCGTGCCACGGTCGGGTGCGCACCTGTACTGA
- the thrC gene encoding threonine synthase, whose protein sequence is MAHLWRGVIEEYRARLPIGDGDPVITLGEGGTPLVPAPALNARTGAEVHVKVEGANPTGSFKDRGMTMAMSKVAATDTQMVVCASTGNTSASAAAYAVAAGLGCAVVLPAGKIAAGKLAQAIVHGATLVAVDGNFDDCLTIVRDLAEKYPVALVNSVNPYRLQGQKSAAFEIVDALGDAPDIHVLPVGNAGNISAYWMGYNEYAGRTTAASIDDAATRLAPVATKVPQMWGVQAEGAAPFVKGAPVEHPETIATAIRIGNPASWAYAEAARDDSGGWIDAVTDAQILDAQRLLAAEVGVFVEPASAASVAGLLQAAELGKVPAGARIVCTVTGNGLKDTATALGETRVEPQVIAPTLEAAVAALGL, encoded by the coding sequence ATGGCCCACCTGTGGCGCGGCGTGATCGAGGAGTACCGGGCGCGGCTGCCGATCGGCGACGGCGACCCGGTCATCACGCTCGGGGAGGGCGGCACCCCACTGGTGCCCGCCCCGGCGCTCAACGCGCGCACCGGCGCCGAGGTCCACGTCAAGGTCGAGGGCGCCAACCCCACCGGCTCCTTCAAGGACCGTGGCATGACCATGGCGATGTCCAAGGTCGCGGCCACCGACACACAGATGGTGGTGTGCGCCTCGACCGGTAACACCTCCGCCTCCGCCGCGGCGTACGCCGTCGCCGCTGGCCTGGGCTGCGCCGTCGTCCTGCCCGCCGGGAAGATCGCGGCCGGGAAGCTCGCGCAGGCGATCGTCCACGGCGCCACCCTGGTGGCGGTCGACGGCAACTTCGACGACTGCCTCACCATCGTGCGCGACCTGGCCGAGAAGTACCCCGTCGCGCTGGTCAACTCGGTCAACCCCTACCGCCTGCAGGGGCAGAAGTCCGCGGCGTTCGAGATCGTCGACGCTCTCGGTGACGCCCCGGACATCCACGTGCTGCCGGTCGGCAACGCCGGCAACATCTCCGCGTACTGGATGGGCTACAACGAGTACGCCGGGCGCACCACCGCGGCCTCGATCGACGACGCCGCCACGCGGCTGGCGCCGGTGGCCACCAAGGTCCCGCAGATGTGGGGCGTGCAGGCCGAGGGTGCGGCCCCGTTCGTCAAGGGCGCCCCCGTGGAGCACCCCGAGACCATCGCCACCGCCATCCGCATCGGCAACCCCGCCTCCTGGGCGTACGCCGAGGCCGCGCGCGACGACTCCGGCGGGTGGATCGACGCCGTCACCGACGCGCAGATCCTCGACGCGCAGCGCCTGCTCGCCGCCGAGGTGGGCGTATTCGTCGAGCCGGCGTCCGCGGCGTCCGTCGCCGGGCTGCTGCAGGCCGCCGAGCTGGGCAAGGTCCCGGCCGGGGCGCGCATCGTGTGCACCGTGACCGGCAACGGCCTGAAGGACACGGCGACCGCGCTGGGGGAGACGCGCGTCGAGCCGCAGGTCATCGCGCCCACGCTCGAGGCCGCCGTCGCGGCCCTGGGTCTGTAA
- a CDS encoding homoserine dehydrogenase: MSSSTAQHPDAVRIALLGCGTVGSQVVRLLREHADDLAARAGARLELVGIAVRDTDAERDPWVPRELLTDDAAALVAQADIVVELIGGIDPVRPLVLAALESGATVVTGNKALLAAHGPELHGAAERSGADLYYEAAVAGAVPVVYGLRESLAGDNVDAVLGIVNGTTNFILDEMATRGLSFDDALALAQELGYAEADPTADVDGHDAAAKAAILASLAFHTRVSIDDVPVTGIRQVTAADMAEAREAGYVIKLLAVARRITDNDTRGISVRVHPALLPATHPLAAVRGAFNAVVVEAEAAGRLMFYGQGAGGAPTASAVLGDLVAAASHKVHGGNAPRESTYAELPLVTDEQTPARTQVQLRLADEPGTLAAVAGVYGEHGVSIESVRQTGAGDGDARITIVSHLATEAALAQTVAKLSDDPRVHEVVSVMRVEGN; encoded by the coding sequence GTGAGCAGTTCCACCGCCCAGCACCCCGACGCCGTGCGCATCGCCCTGCTGGGCTGCGGCACGGTCGGCTCCCAGGTGGTCCGCCTGCTGCGGGAGCACGCCGACGACCTCGCGGCGCGTGCGGGTGCCCGGCTCGAGCTCGTCGGTATCGCGGTGCGCGACACCGACGCCGAGCGTGACCCGTGGGTGCCCCGCGAGCTCCTCACCGACGACGCCGCAGCCCTGGTGGCGCAGGCGGACATCGTCGTCGAGCTCATCGGCGGCATCGACCCGGTGCGCCCGCTGGTCCTCGCCGCGCTGGAGTCCGGCGCCACCGTCGTCACCGGCAACAAGGCGCTGCTCGCCGCGCACGGCCCCGAGCTCCACGGTGCGGCCGAGCGGTCCGGCGCCGACCTGTACTACGAGGCCGCGGTGGCCGGCGCGGTCCCGGTCGTCTACGGCCTGCGTGAGTCCCTCGCGGGGGACAACGTCGACGCCGTCCTGGGCATCGTCAACGGCACCACGAACTTCATCCTCGACGAGATGGCCACGCGTGGCCTGAGCTTCGACGACGCCCTCGCGCTGGCCCAGGAGCTCGGCTACGCCGAGGCCGACCCCACCGCCGACGTCGACGGGCACGACGCCGCCGCCAAGGCCGCGATCCTCGCCTCTCTCGCCTTCCACACCCGGGTGAGCATCGACGACGTGCCGGTCACCGGCATCCGCCAGGTCACCGCCGCGGACATGGCGGAGGCGCGCGAGGCGGGATACGTCATCAAGCTGCTCGCGGTCGCACGCCGCATCACGGACAACGACACCCGCGGCATCAGCGTGCGGGTCCACCCGGCGCTGCTGCCCGCCACCCACCCGCTCGCAGCCGTCCGCGGGGCGTTCAACGCCGTCGTGGTCGAGGCCGAGGCCGCCGGCCGGCTGATGTTCTACGGTCAGGGCGCCGGCGGGGCCCCCACGGCCTCCGCCGTCCTGGGCGACCTGGTGGCCGCCGCCAGCCACAAGGTCCACGGCGGCAACGCCCCGCGTGAGTCCACCTACGCCGAGCTGCCGCTGGTCACCGACGAGCAGACCCCGGCCCGCACCCAGGTGCAGCTGCGCCTGGCCGACGAGCCCGGCACTCTCGCCGCCGTCGCGGGGGTGTACGGCGAGCACGGCGTGTCCATCGAGAGCGTCCGGCAGACCGGCGCCGGCGACGGCGACGCCCGGATCACCATCGTCAGCCACCTCGCCACCGAGGCGGCGCTGGCGCAGACCGTGGCGAAGCTGTCCGACGACCCGCGCGTGCACGAGGTCGTCTCCGTGATGAGAGTCGAGGGGAACTGA
- a CDS encoding ester cyclase gives MSSLPRVFRSGRCHSSASHASASHQMGDTSPPRSPVSPPHTGCRAASIAREDTVMHGKGAAATRARSLPPAAGRGVRRESTDVVEEVCPRTSSSTSSASRGLETLRTAMRQVRRATPGIRYTVAGRAERDDTLRVRLRAQGTNTGPFMGPPSGRPVDITVLAVVRVVDGRIVEHRRVPNRFAPLTQTGSTGRVRRRPRADGVSPPGRGSPASRQRLDTGRACRRAPLSWATTPRRVPRRPGGGRPAEKERTPR, from the coding sequence ATGTCATCTCTTCCGCGAGTCTTTCGCTCCGGGCGTTGTCATTCTTCCGCGAGTCATGCTTCCGCGAGTCATCAGATGGGCGACACGTCACCGCCTCGCTCCCCGGTCTCTCCGCCGCATACGGGCTGCCGTGCGGCGTCGATCGCGCGGGAGGACACCGTCATGCACGGGAAGGGCGCCGCCGCCACCCGGGCTCGATCTCTTCCCCCGGCAGCTGGACGAGGGGTTCGCCGCGAGAGTACCGATGTCGTCGAGGAGGTGTGTCCCCGGACTTCGTCGAGCACCAGCTCGGCATCGAGAGGGCTCGAGACCCTGAGAACGGCGATGCGGCAGGTCCGCCGCGCCACCCCGGGCATCCGCTACACGGTCGCGGGCCGGGCCGAGCGCGACGACACCCTGCGGGTCCGCCTGCGCGCGCAGGGCACGAACACGGGTCCGTTCATGGGGCCGCCCTCCGGACGTCCGGTCGACATCACGGTCCTCGCCGTCGTCCGCGTGGTCGACGGCAGGATCGTCGAGCACAGGAGAGTGCCGAACCGGTTCGCGCCGCTCACGCAGACCGGCTCGACCGGCCGCGTCCGCCGTCGCCCCAGAGCTGACGGCGTCTCGCCGCCCGGCCGAGGGAGCCCGGCTTCACGCCAGCGGCTGGACACCGGCCGGGCATGTCGGCGCGCGCCCCTATCCTGGGCCACGACCCCGCGCCGGGTCCCGCGCCGACCCGGCGGCGGGCGCCCCGCGGAGAAGGAGAGGACGCCCCGGTGA
- the lysA gene encoding diaminopimelate decarboxylase yields the protein MNRHRAEAPHQAHPAQAPAVDAPPLPAPEPGGEPWSTTIRRGPDGALAVAGLDVRDIARQHGTPAYVVDEADLRGRARRFAEAFAAAFAPEAGMAGADVYYAGKAFLSVAVARWVHEEGLRVDTATGGELAVAIRAEVPGEAIGLHGNNKSDAEITAALEHGVGRIVVDSLPEIDQVAAVAARLGVVAPVMVRVTTGVHAGGHEFIATAHEDQKFGLSLTSGAAAKAVETILARPELDLIGLHSHIGSQILDLAGFEVAARAVLGLRADVAARSGHLMPEVDLGGGYGISYTGHDGVPPTPEQIATTLADAVRRACTDLGTDVPRISVEPGRSIVGPSALTLYTVGTVKVVALDDGGRRTYVSVDGGMSDNIRPALYQAEYTAALASRASDAEAVTARVVGKHCESGDIVVHGVALPADVRAGDLLAVPATGAYGRSMASNYNMVPRPPVLAVRDGQARVLVRRETVEDLLALDEG from the coding sequence GTGAACCGGCACCGGGCCGAGGCGCCGCACCAGGCCCACCCGGCGCAGGCCCCCGCCGTGGACGCGCCGCCGCTGCCCGCCCCCGAGCCGGGCGGCGAGCCGTGGTCGACGACCATCCGCCGCGGGCCCGACGGTGCGCTGGCCGTCGCCGGCCTGGATGTGCGCGACATCGCCCGCCAGCACGGGACCCCCGCCTACGTCGTGGACGAGGCGGACCTGCGCGGCCGGGCCCGCCGGTTCGCCGAGGCGTTCGCCGCCGCCTTCGCCCCCGAGGCCGGGATGGCCGGGGCAGACGTGTACTACGCCGGCAAGGCGTTCCTGTCCGTCGCCGTGGCCCGCTGGGTGCACGAGGAAGGCCTGCGGGTGGACACCGCCACCGGCGGGGAGCTCGCCGTGGCCATCCGCGCCGAGGTGCCGGGGGAGGCCATCGGCCTGCACGGCAACAACAAGTCCGACGCCGAGATCACCGCAGCCCTGGAGCACGGGGTGGGCCGGATCGTGGTCGACTCGCTGCCCGAGATCGACCAGGTCGCCGCCGTCGCCGCCCGCCTCGGCGTGGTCGCCCCGGTGATGGTGCGGGTCACCACCGGCGTCCACGCCGGGGGGCACGAGTTCATCGCCACCGCCCACGAGGACCAGAAGTTCGGCCTCTCCCTCACCTCGGGCGCCGCCGCCAAGGCCGTCGAGACCATCCTCGCCCGCCCCGAGCTCGACCTCATCGGCCTGCACTCGCACATCGGCTCCCAGATCCTGGACCTGGCCGGGTTCGAGGTGGCCGCCCGCGCCGTCCTGGGCCTGCGCGCCGACGTCGCCGCCCGCAGCGGTCACCTCATGCCCGAGGTGGACCTCGGCGGCGGCTACGGCATCAGCTACACCGGGCACGACGGCGTGCCCCCCACGCCCGAGCAGATCGCCACGACCCTCGCGGACGCCGTCCGGCGGGCCTGCACGGACCTGGGCACCGACGTCCCCCGCATCTCGGTCGAACCCGGCCGGTCGATCGTTGGCCCGTCCGCGCTCACGCTGTACACGGTGGGCACCGTCAAGGTCGTCGCCCTCGACGACGGCGGCCGGCGCACCTACGTCAGCGTCGACGGGGGGATGAGCGACAACATCCGCCCGGCGCTGTACCAGGCCGAGTACACCGCGGCGCTGGCCTCGCGCGCGTCCGACGCCGAGGCCGTCACCGCGCGGGTGGTGGGCAAGCACTGCGAGAGCGGGGACATCGTGGTCCACGGCGTCGCGCTGCCCGCCGACGTCCGGGCCGGGGACCTGCTCGCGGTGCCCGCGACCGGCGCGTACGGCCGGTCGATGGCCAGCAACTACAACATGGTGCCGCGCCCGCCGGTCCTGGCAGTGCGGGACGGCCAGGCGCGGGTGCTGGTGCGCCGGGAGACGGTCGAGGACCTGCTCGCGCTCGACGAGGGCTGA
- the argS gene encoding arginine--tRNA ligase → MTPAELAALIRAVLLDAVAAGDVALAAEDVPEPKVERPRQREHGDWATNVAMQLAKKVGTNPRALAELLAGRLAQADGIAAAEVAGPGFLNIRLEAGAAGELARTIVETGPEFGRNDALTGHVINMEYVSANPTGPLHIGHTRWAALGDALVRLLRASGADVTPEYYINDAGAQMDKFGASILARATGGEVPEGGYIGGYVNDLAARVLAVHPELPDLPVEEAVAVAREAGYRLQMAEIEETLAAFNVHFDVYFSERELHDGGAVRSAVDRLREQGHVFDDGGAVWLRTTDFGDDKDRVMVRADGAPTYFAADAAYYLSKKDRGFPEKIYLLGADHHGYVNRLKAIASCAGDDPERNIEILIGQLVSVAGARMSKRAGNIIELRDLIEWIGTDPVRYTLARFPADSPLTLDGEKLREQNLDNPVYYVQYAHARTRQVARNAETHGVSRDGFDPTALDHPADAALLGVLGSFPEVVARAARLREPHRVARYLEELAASYHTWYGQCRVTPRGEDPVEPSHHARLVLNDAVTQVIANGLGLLGVSAPERM, encoded by the coding sequence GTGACCCCAGCTGAGCTTGCCGCCCTCATCCGCGCCGTCCTGCTCGACGCCGTCGCCGCCGGTGACGTCGCCCTCGCCGCCGAGGACGTCCCCGAGCCCAAGGTCGAGCGCCCCCGTCAGCGTGAGCACGGCGACTGGGCCACCAACGTCGCGATGCAGCTGGCCAAGAAGGTGGGCACCAACCCGCGCGCCCTCGCCGAGCTGCTCGCCGGCAGGCTCGCGCAGGCCGACGGCATCGCCGCCGCCGAGGTCGCCGGGCCCGGCTTCCTCAACATCCGCCTCGAGGCAGGCGCGGCCGGGGAGCTGGCCCGCACGATCGTCGAGACCGGCCCCGAGTTCGGCCGCAACGACGCCCTGACCGGGCACGTCATCAACATGGAGTACGTCTCCGCCAACCCCACCGGCCCGCTGCACATCGGCCACACCCGCTGGGCCGCGCTCGGTGACGCACTCGTGCGCCTGCTGCGCGCCTCCGGGGCCGACGTCACACCGGAGTACTACATCAACGACGCCGGCGCCCAGATGGACAAGTTCGGCGCCTCCATCCTGGCCCGGGCCACCGGCGGCGAGGTGCCCGAGGGCGGGTACATCGGCGGGTACGTGAACGACCTGGCGGCCCGGGTGCTCGCCGTGCACCCCGAGCTGCCGGACCTGCCGGTCGAGGAGGCCGTCGCCGTCGCCCGCGAGGCCGGCTACCGGCTGCAGATGGCGGAGATCGAGGAGACCCTCGCCGCGTTCAACGTCCACTTCGACGTCTACTTCTCCGAGCGCGAGCTGCACGACGGCGGTGCGGTGCGCTCCGCCGTCGACCGCCTGCGCGAGCAGGGCCACGTCTTCGACGACGGCGGCGCGGTGTGGCTGCGGACCACCGACTTCGGCGACGACAAGGACCGGGTGATGGTCCGCGCCGACGGCGCCCCCACCTACTTCGCCGCCGACGCCGCCTACTACCTGTCCAAGAAGGACCGCGGCTTCCCGGAGAAGATCTACCTCCTCGGCGCCGACCACCACGGGTACGTCAACCGGCTCAAGGCCATCGCCTCCTGCGCCGGTGACGACCCCGAGCGCAACATCGAGATCCTCATCGGCCAGCTGGTCTCGGTGGCCGGGGCCCGGATGAGCAAGCGCGCCGGCAACATCATCGAGCTGCGCGACCTCATCGAGTGGATCGGCACCGACCCGGTGCGCTACACCCTGGCCCGGTTCCCCGCCGACTCCCCGCTCACCCTGGACGGGGAGAAGCTGCGCGAGCAGAACCTGGACAACCCCGTCTACTACGTCCAGTACGCCCACGCCCGCACCCGGCAGGTGGCCCGCAACGCCGAGACGCACGGCGTCTCCCGCGACGGGTTCGACCCCACGGCCCTGGACCACCCCGCCGACGCCGCCCTCCTGGGTGTGCTGGGCAGCTTCCCGGAGGTGGTCGCCCGCGCCGCCCGGCTGCGTGAGCCGCACCGCGTGGCCCGCTACCTCGAGGAGCTCGCCGCCAGCTACCACACCTGGTACGGGCAGTGCCGGGTCACCCCGCGCGGGGAGGACCCCGTGGAGCCCTCGCACCACGCCCGCCTCGTGCTGAACGACGCCGTCACGCAGGTCATCGCCAACGGGCTCGGCCTGCTGGGTGTCAGCGCCCCGGAGCGGATGTGA
- a CDS encoding TetR/AcrR family transcriptional regulator: MTSDQGRVDPRTRRTLVALRQALGVLLETTPLNQVSVSELCRTAGIHRTTFYKHFDSVGELATSVVEDLGRRIVAPVRGAAELTYRTWLTAVLMHVAERRALYHRLLSVEGGDPALVRAVTWQVARRTERFLRDADAVPAASLPLMSRVLGYGSYALVERIMETEGPVDVEGMIEEFLAGIPADVADRLVPEPSTV, encoded by the coding sequence ATGACATCAGATCAAGGGCGCGTGGACCCCCGCACGCGCAGAACCCTGGTCGCGTTGAGACAGGCGCTGGGGGTCCTTCTCGAGACCACCCCGCTGAACCAGGTCAGCGTCTCGGAGCTCTGCCGGACGGCAGGCATCCACCGCACCACCTTCTACAAGCACTTCGACAGCGTCGGCGAGCTCGCCACGTCGGTCGTCGAGGACCTCGGGCGGCGGATCGTCGCGCCCGTGCGCGGCGCGGCCGAGCTCACCTACCGCACGTGGTTGACGGCGGTGCTGATGCACGTCGCGGAGCGGCGCGCGCTGTACCACCGGCTGCTCAGCGTCGAAGGCGGGGACCCGGCGCTGGTACGGGCGGTCACCTGGCAGGTGGCCCGGCGCACCGAGCGCTTCCTCCGCGACGCCGACGCCGTCCCGGCCGCCAGCCTGCCGCTCATGTCCCGGGTGCTGGGTTACGGGTCGTACGCGCTGGTCGAACGGATCATGGAGACCGAGGGGCCGGTCGACGTCGAGGGCATGATCGAGGAGTTTCTCGCCGGGATACCGGCGGACGTGGCCGATCGGCTGGTGCCTGAGCCGTCAACGGTCTGA
- a CDS encoding glycerophosphodiester phosphodiesterase, with protein MSSTYLEGPGPIAFAHRGGGREVPENSRAAVEHTVALGLGYLETDVRATSDGVAVLNHDATVDRTTDGTGRVDQLTWDQVAALRDASGARPVRLEELLGDYPALRVNIDAKDDHGLEPLVRAIERTGAQDRVGLASFSDARLARLRVRLPGVATSLGRGDVARLVAAARLGRRPRVPGPGGGAVCVQVPTRVRGLQIVTSRFLAAAHRHGLAVHVWTIDDPGEMRRLLDLGVDGIISDRPRVLRDVLTERGAWH; from the coding sequence GTGAGTAGCACGTATCTGGAGGGGCCCGGACCGATCGCGTTCGCCCACCGCGGCGGTGGTCGGGAGGTGCCCGAGAACTCACGGGCCGCCGTCGAGCACACCGTGGCGCTGGGGCTGGGGTACCTCGAGACGGACGTGCGTGCGACGTCCGACGGCGTCGCCGTGCTCAACCACGACGCCACGGTGGACCGCACCACCGACGGCACGGGACGGGTCGACCAGCTGACCTGGGACCAGGTGGCCGCCCTGCGCGACGCCTCGGGCGCGCGCCCGGTGCGGCTGGAGGAGCTGCTCGGTGACTACCCGGCGCTGCGCGTGAACATCGATGCCAAGGACGACCACGGGCTCGAGCCGCTCGTGCGTGCGATCGAGCGGACCGGCGCCCAGGACCGGGTGGGGCTGGCGTCGTTCTCCGACGCGCGCCTGGCCCGGCTGCGCGTCCGGCTGCCCGGGGTGGCCACGAGCCTGGGGCGCGGCGACGTCGCCCGGCTGGTGGCGGCCGCGCGGCTGGGCCGCCGCCCTCGCGTCCCGGGCCCGGGCGGCGGCGCCGTGTGCGTGCAGGTGCCCACGCGCGTCCGCGGCCTGCAGATCGTGACTTCGCGGTTCCTCGCGGCGGCGCACCGCCACGGGCTGGCGGTGCACGTGTGGACGATCGACGACCCCGGGGAGATGCGCCGTCTGCTGGATCTCGGGGTGGACGGGATCATTTCGGACAGACCGCGCGTCCTGCGCGACGTACTTACGGAGCGTGGCGCGTGGCATTGA
- a CDS encoding 3-hydroxybutyrate dehydrogenase has translation MIRDNGVDLTGRRAVVTGAASGIGAAVARRLAAAGARVVVCDRDEDGARSLAAELAGEAWVVDLSDTGSLADLVLEADILVNNAGIQHVAPVQDFPPDRFSFILRLMLEAPFLLARATLPHMYARGWGRLIHISSAHGLRASAFKSAYVSAKHGLEGLSKVLSLEGAPHGVTSNCVNPGYVRTPLVERQISDQARAHGLSEDEVISSVMLQNSAIKRLLEPPEVATAVAYLCSEDAGFVTGSNIVLDGGWSAR, from the coding sequence ATGATCAGGGACAACGGCGTCGATCTGACGGGCCGCCGGGCGGTCGTCACGGGTGCGGCGAGCGGCATCGGTGCCGCCGTGGCGAGGCGGCTCGCGGCCGCGGGTGCGCGGGTGGTGGTCTGCGACCGCGACGAGGACGGCGCCCGCTCGCTCGCCGCGGAGCTCGCCGGTGAGGCATGGGTGGTGGACCTGTCCGACACCGGGAGCCTCGCTGACCTGGTCCTGGAGGCAGACATCCTCGTCAACAACGCCGGCATCCAGCACGTCGCCCCCGTGCAGGACTTCCCGCCCGATCGCTTCTCCTTCATCCTGCGCCTCATGCTCGAGGCCCCGTTCCTGCTCGCCCGCGCCACCCTGCCGCACATGTACGCCCGGGGATGGGGCCGCCTGATCCACATCTCCAGCGCGCACGGCCTGCGGGCGAGCGCGTTCAAGTCCGCCTACGTCTCGGCCAAGCACGGGCTCGAGGGGCTGTCGAAGGTGCTCTCCCTCGAAGGTGCACCGCACGGGGTCACGAGCAACTGCGTCAACCCCGGCTACGTGCGCACCCCGCTCGTGGAGCGCCAGATCAGCGACCAGGCCCGGGCGCACGGACTCTCCGAGGACGAGGTGATCAGCTCAGTGATGCTCCAGAACTCCGCGATCAAGCGGCTGCTCGAGCCACCCGAGGTGGCCACCGCCGTCGCCTACCTGTGCTCGGAGGACGCCGGGTTCGTCACGGGCAGCAACATCGTCCTCGACGGCGGCTGGTCGGCCCGCTGA